A DNA window from Streptococcus mutans contains the following coding sequences:
- a CDS encoding abortive infection family protein codes for MEYKISPVYRMKLLEKVEKEIWNRYKSYKDVEQYMKLNQIYDGFGQVDFDISYFSEGKNKEKINLIETLRVIAKDIPDKLLKMAIDLGIETPDYIPSIPTFRNELKADYKNASTSFEKAFQNIEEDPAESVGYANSVLESIIKEILKDQRFDIDATKLTNGKLVKAILKEFGLNPNSPQMPDEIKSIGSSLTTVSKAIEDLRSDKTSFHGHDSEKYLIDEPLYAYFIVNACATVGLFLINFYEKKFPKEVENINNDEGNDLPF; via the coding sequence ATGGAATACAAAATTTCCCCAGTTTACAGAATGAAATTATTAGAAAAAGTAGAAAAAGAAATTTGGAATCGGTATAAAAGTTATAAAGATGTTGAGCAGTATATGAAACTTAATCAGATATACGATGGGTTTGGGCAAGTTGATTTTGATATTTCTTATTTCAGTGAAGGGAAGAATAAGGAGAAAATTAACCTAATTGAAACATTAAGGGTGATTGCTAAAGATATACCAGATAAATTATTAAAAATGGCCATTGACTTAGGGATTGAAACACCGGACTACATTCCATCTATTCCTACTTTTCGAAATGAACTGAAAGCAGACTATAAAAATGCTTCGACAAGTTTTGAAAAAGCATTCCAAAATATAGAGGAAGACCCTGCTGAATCGGTAGGATATGCAAACTCGGTTCTTGAGAGCATTATCAAGGAAATTTTAAAAGATCAGAGATTTGATATTGATGCGACAAAATTAACAAATGGTAAATTAGTAAAAGCAATTTTAAAGGAATTTGGATTAAATCCTAATAGTCCTCAAATGCCTGATGAAATAAAGAGTATTGGAAGTTCTCTTACGACTGTTTCAAAAGCTATTGAGGATTTGCGGAGTGATAAGACATCATTTCATGGTCATGATTCGGAGAAGTATCTTATTGATGAACCTTTATATGCTTATTTTATTGTCAATGCCTGTGCAACTGTTGGGTTATTTTTGATAAATTTTTACGAAAAGAAATTTCCAAAAGAAGTAGAAAACATCAATAATGATGAAGGGAATGATTTGCCGTTTTGA
- a CDS encoding DUF2130 domain-containing protein → MNEIKCPHCGTVFTINETEYSQLLAQVRGQEFEREIHERLQRETALLEEKSKNELQVNLNDKDKEIADLRAQLDKLSDKNALELANALSEKDKEVQSLRNQVDKLRLEHENQLQKTVAQIEKERDEAQNQLVVQEKESELSLAAVRSDYEVQLKAANEQVEFYKNFKAQQSTKAIGESLEVYAESEFNKVRSYAFPNAYFGKDNEVSSASGSKGDFIFREADENGVEILSIMFEMKNEADTTKTKHKNSDFYKELDKDRREKKCEYAVLVTMLEADNDYFNTGIVDVSHEYEKMYVVRPQFFIQLIGLLRNAALNSLKYKQELALVREQNIDITHFEDDLETFKNAFAKNYNSASKNFQKAIDEIDKAIKRMEAVKTALTTSENQLRLANNKLDDVSVKKLTRKNPTMKAKFEALKE, encoded by the coding sequence ATGAACGAAATCAAATGTCCGCACTGTGGGACAGTTTTTACCATTAATGAAACGGAATACAGTCAGCTTTTGGCTCAGGTGCGTGGTCAGGAGTTTGAAAGGGAGATTCATGAGCGCCTGCAGCGAGAAACGGCGCTTTTGGAGGAAAAATCCAAGAATGAATTGCAGGTTAATCTCAATGATAAGGACAAGGAGATTGCTGATTTACGGGCGCAATTAGATAAGTTATCCGATAAGAATGCGCTGGAACTTGCTAATGCCTTATCAGAGAAAGACAAGGAAGTGCAGAGTCTGCGAAATCAAGTGGATAAATTACGTTTGGAGCATGAGAATCAGCTGCAAAAAACAGTGGCTCAGATCGAAAAGGAACGTGATGAGGCTCAAAATCAATTGGTGGTGCAGGAAAAAGAATCTGAACTGTCCTTAGCTGCGGTGCGTAGCGATTACGAGGTCCAATTAAAGGCTGCCAATGAACAAGTTGAATTTTATAAAAATTTCAAGGCGCAGCAATCCACCAAGGCCATTGGTGAGAGTCTGGAAGTTTATGCGGAAAGTGAGTTCAACAAAGTTCGCTCTTATGCCTTTCCTAATGCTTATTTTGGCAAGGATAATGAGGTGTCATCTGCTTCTGGTTCCAAGGGGGACTTTATCTTTCGTGAAGCTGATGAGAATGGGGTTGAGATTCTTTCCATCATGTTTGAAATGAAAAACGAGGCTGACACGACTAAAACCAAGCATAAAAACAGTGACTTTTATAAGGAATTGGACAAGGACCGCAGGGAGAAGAAGTGCGAATATGCTGTTTTGGTGACCATGTTAGAGGCTGATAATGATTACTTTAATACAGGCATTGTTGATGTTAGCCATGAGTATGAGAAAATGTATGTGGTGCGGCCGCAGTTCTTTATTCAGTTGATTGGACTTTTGCGCAATGCTGCGCTCAATTCGCTCAAGTACAAGCAGGAGTTGGCTTTGGTCCGTGAACAAAACATTGATATTACGCACTTTGAAGATGATTTGGAAACCTTTAAAAATGCTTTTGCCAAAAACTACAATTCAGCTAGTAAAAATTTCCAAAAGGCCATTGATGAAATTGATAAGGCTATTAAGCGTATGGAAGCTGTTAAGACCGCTTTAACCACTAGTGAAAATCAACTGCGCCTAGCCAACAATAAACTGGATGATGTCTCTGTCAAAAAACTAACCCGAAAAAATCCAACAATGAAGGCCAAGTTTGAAGCTTTGAAGGAATAA
- a CDS encoding DUF1858 domain-containing protein, translating into MNNTIDLSKPVAQTIKEHPEVKDILVELGFKPLANPAMLNTVGKVTTLLAGSKMARIPLEKIKQTLEFNGYEVIGDE; encoded by the coding sequence ATGAATAATACAATAGATTTATCAAAACCAGTTGCACAAACGATCAAAGAACATCCCGAAGTTAAGGATATTCTGGTGGAGCTGGGCTTTAAACCTTTGGCAAATCCTGCCATGCTCAATACAGTCGGTAAAGTCACGACCTTGTTGGCTGGCTCTAAAATGGCACGAATTCCTTTGGAAAAGATTAAACAAACTCTAGAATTCAATGGCTATGAAGTGATTGGAGACGAATGA
- a CDS encoding DUF438 domain-containing protein, with amino-acid sequence MADERIEVLKDILLELHHGASAESVQERFNQHFKGVSAIEISMMEHELMNADTGITFEDVMGLCNVHANLFKGAIADVDVPDAEQEGHPVKVFKDENLALRAAIMRIRRIIENYTKPENEDFRQEILKGLKHQFDLLGQFHHHYTRKEKLFFPIMECYGHDSPPKVMWGVDDDIRDLFKDAKATLAKLPDGSIEELSQKFEAFAKEFEEMIFKEEAILLMILLESFTQDDWLQIASESDAYGYAILKPTEKWIPHRESFDNEADADTSDNQLADALNQVQDDNSSEGTNTKVINTPEGQFTITFKPKEKEAAADRTTQQPFGNGYLSVEQANLILNHLPLEITFVNKDDIFQYYNDSVPAAEMVFKRTPSQVGRNVELCHPPKVLDKVRKVFELLRSGQRDKVDMWFQSERLGKFVYVTYAAVRDQAGDFQGVLEYVQDIKPFFELDSEFNRDI; translated from the coding sequence ATGGCAGATGAAAGAATTGAAGTTTTAAAAGACATTTTATTGGAACTCCATCATGGTGCCAGCGCAGAGTCTGTTCAAGAACGTTTTAATCAGCATTTTAAGGGCGTTTCCGCTATTGAGATTTCCATGATGGAGCATGAACTTATGAATGCTGACACAGGCATTACCTTTGAAGATGTTATGGGACTTTGCAATGTTCATGCCAATCTTTTTAAAGGTGCTATTGCCGATGTTGATGTGCCAGATGCTGAGCAGGAAGGGCATCCTGTCAAGGTTTTCAAGGATGAGAATTTGGCTTTACGCGCAGCTATTATGCGTATCCGCCGCATTATTGAAAATTATACTAAACCCGAAAATGAGGACTTTCGTCAGGAAATTCTGAAAGGGCTTAAGCATCAATTTGATTTACTGGGACAATTTCATCATCATTATACTCGCAAGGAAAAACTCTTTTTCCCAATTATGGAATGCTATGGGCATGATTCACCACCTAAGGTGATGTGGGGTGTTGATGATGATATTCGTGATCTTTTCAAAGATGCCAAAGCGACTTTAGCTAAATTGCCTGATGGCTCTATTGAAGAACTTTCTCAAAAATTTGAAGCCTTTGCCAAGGAATTTGAAGAGATGATTTTCAAGGAAGAAGCTATTCTCCTTATGATTCTCTTGGAATCTTTCACTCAGGACGATTGGCTGCAGATTGCTAGCGAGAGTGACGCTTACGGTTATGCCATTCTCAAGCCGACTGAAAAATGGATTCCTCACCGTGAGTCTTTTGATAATGAAGCTGACGCGGACACTTCTGACAACCAACTGGCTGATGCTCTAAATCAAGTGCAAGATGACAATTCATCTGAGGGGACCAATACAAAAGTCATCAACACACCCGAAGGTCAATTTACTATCACTTTTAAACCGAAGGAAAAAGAAGCAGCAGCAGATCGTACGACCCAACAGCCTTTTGGTAACGGTTATCTATCGGTAGAACAGGCTAATCTTATTCTCAATCATCTGCCACTGGAAATTACCTTTGTCAATAAAGATGATATTTTCCAATATTATAATGACAGTGTTCCTGCAGCAGAAATGGTTTTTAAACGCACACCAAGCCAAGTTGGACGCAATGTGGAGCTTTGCCATCCGCCAAAAGTCTTGGATAAGGTTAGGAAGGTTTTTGAACTCCTACGCAGCGGTCAGCGCGATAAGGTTGACATGTGGTTTCAATCTGAACGCCTAGGCAAATTTGTCTATGTGACCTATGCAGCTGTCCGTGACCAAGCAGGAGACTTTCAAGGTGTCCTCGAATATGTACAAGACATCAAACCATTCTTTGAACTAGATAGTGAGTTCAATCGAGATATATAG
- a CDS encoding ABC transporter permease: MIIFEFKKIRKSAIPIILIFFNLVGTLLGTMMFALNRNYLVDGTEASILWGQTVFYASQIFTPILIGTICSISCQFEENNKNWQRLLTIPIKPNCIILTKIASLSVVMAISQLLLLFFYVLSAALLKVSFVGFLPDFLLWSITGWLATITIVTIQIFINIRLKNFAVPILISAILAMAGLMTLFIGNSLFTIFPYTQVAVGLRARALVPFTLSELSLFLGLNVIYIILFYGLAVSQLKKRFI; the protein is encoded by the coding sequence ATGATAATATTTGAATTTAAAAAAATCAGGAAAAGCGCCATTCCGATAATTCTCATCTTTTTCAATCTTGTCGGAACCTTATTAGGAACAATGATGTTTGCCCTCAATCGCAACTACCTTGTTGATGGAACAGAAGCTTCTATCCTCTGGGGACAAACGGTTTTCTATGCCTCACAAATTTTCACCCCTATCCTCATTGGAACCATATGTTCCATCAGCTGTCAATTCGAAGAAAATAATAAAAACTGGCAGCGGCTCTTAACCATTCCTATCAAACCTAATTGCATCATTTTAACAAAAATCGCCAGCTTATCGGTGGTTATGGCCATCAGTCAATTATTGCTGCTATTCTTTTACGTGCTTAGCGCTGCCCTTTTGAAAGTATCTTTTGTAGGTTTTCTGCCAGACTTTTTGCTCTGGTCTATTACAGGCTGGCTGGCGACTATTACTATTGTTACCATTCAAATTTTTATCAATATTCGCCTGAAAAACTTTGCAGTACCTATTCTCATCTCTGCTATTTTGGCAATGGCTGGGCTCATGACCCTCTTTATTGGGAACAGTCTATTTACAATCTTTCCATACACACAAGTTGCTGTAGGTCTTCGAGCTCGCGCCTTAGTACCTTTTACCCTGTCAGAATTATCCTTGTTTCTAGGACTTAATGTCATCTACATTATTCTCTTTTATGGCTTAGCAGTCAGTCAGCTTAAAAAGAGATTTATCTGA
- a CDS encoding ABC transporter permease: MLNLGLEFTKLKRRSFLLSLIVIIIVELVWISVVINHELANTHEAYNAIFDMAYINDLILPLFISVLASRLLEMEHLGKTFKLLQTSNESPWQLFKAKLILMTIFAFVVSWLQTIFLKFIIQATQVKVTPAQLSLSLLTTFLVCIFLSCLHLCLAFIYQKASVTVVTGLIGSFLSFVGISALPLPIRFFVPWQYFSMMGIAKRITGAHTYLFQYDSSYPLKLVALLLIILLAIFVSKKLIGKADLL; the protein is encoded by the coding sequence ATGCTCAATTTAGGCTTAGAATTTACTAAATTAAAAAGACGCTCTTTCCTGCTGTCCTTGATTGTCATTATTATCGTGGAATTAGTCTGGATCAGTGTTGTTATCAATCATGAGCTGGCTAATACACATGAAGCCTACAATGCCATCTTTGACATGGCCTACATAAACGACCTTATCCTACCACTTTTTATTTCTGTTTTGGCATCTAGACTACTGGAAATGGAACACTTGGGTAAGACTTTTAAGCTGTTGCAAACCAGCAATGAAAGCCCTTGGCAACTTTTTAAGGCTAAACTAATCTTGATGACCATTTTTGCCTTTGTGGTCAGTTGGCTACAAACCATCTTCTTAAAATTCATCATTCAAGCTACGCAAGTCAAGGTAACACCTGCTCAATTAAGTCTCTCTTTGCTGACAACTTTTTTAGTCTGTATTTTCTTATCTTGCCTTCATCTTTGCTTGGCTTTTATCTACCAAAAAGCAAGTGTGACCGTGGTGACAGGTCTAATTGGATCCTTCCTATCATTTGTCGGTATCAGTGCTCTACCCCTACCTATTCGTTTCTTTGTTCCTTGGCAATATTTCTCTATGATGGGAATCGCTAAGCGGATAACAGGGGCTCATACTTACCTTTTCCAATATGATAGTAGCTATCCCTTAAAACTAGTGGCTCTGCTGCTTATCATTCTTTTAGCTATTTTTGTCAGTAAAAAACTTATCGGAAAGGCGGATTTATTATGA
- a CDS encoding ABC transporter ATP-binding protein — MNNYIIETKQLSKDFSGEAAVNQLSIHVRKNEIYGFLGPNGAGKSTAMKMLLGLLQPTHGSIRLFDKNFDSNQIALLSSVGSLIEEPSYYANLTGYENLEIIQRLLKLPKENIDKVLKIVKLYEQKDKLVKNYSLGMKQRLGIALAIIKFPKLLILDEPTNGLDPAGIQEIRELIKSLPQKYDMTVIISSHILSEIEQMATTVGIINKGKLLFEGQLTELEEDEKYLFETSDDALAEQLLMRKGFELEENQSIVLKDYNKANIAAAVKVLVANDIDIYQVRMVRKSLEEVFLDMTGREGGIL, encoded by the coding sequence ATGAACAATTACATCATTGAAACCAAGCAATTAAGCAAGGATTTTTCAGGTGAGGCAGCTGTTAATCAGCTTTCAATTCATGTTAGAAAAAATGAAATTTACGGTTTTTTAGGACCCAACGGTGCTGGCAAAAGCACGGCTATGAAAATGCTTTTAGGGCTGCTGCAACCAACGCATGGCTCTATTAGACTCTTTGACAAAAATTTTGACAGCAATCAAATTGCACTGCTTTCAAGTGTAGGATCTCTCATTGAAGAGCCATCCTACTATGCTAATTTGACCGGTTATGAAAATCTAGAGATTATTCAACGTTTGCTTAAATTACCCAAGGAAAATATTGATAAGGTTTTGAAAATTGTTAAGCTTTACGAGCAAAAAGATAAGCTGGTTAAAAACTATTCACTAGGGATGAAGCAACGTTTAGGCATTGCCTTAGCCATTATAAAATTCCCTAAATTACTGATTTTAGATGAGCCAACCAACGGACTAGATCCTGCTGGTATTCAGGAAATCCGTGAACTGATTAAATCCTTACCTCAAAAATATGACATGACCGTCATTATTTCCAGTCACATCTTGTCGGAGATTGAACAGATGGCTACCACTGTTGGTATTATTAACAAAGGGAAACTACTTTTTGAAGGACAACTTACTGAGTTGGAAGAAGATGAAAAATACCTTTTTGAGACCAGTGATGATGCACTCGCTGAACAGCTATTGATGCGAAAAGGTTTTGAGCTAGAAGAAAATCAGAGCATAGTACTTAAAGATTACAACAAAGCTAATATCGCAGCGGCTGTTAAAGTTTTAGTGGCAAATGACATTGATATTTACCAAGTCCGCATGGTGCGTAAATCACTGGAAGAGGTCTTCCTTGATATGACAGGACGAGAAGGAGGTATCTTGTAA
- a CDS encoding response regulator transcription factor, whose protein sequence is MNYKEKKILILDDNPEILEMVQESLNIAGFNNLTSVQSKKEALEQLGKRSFDLAILDIMLPDGSGFEVLREIRKTSTMPVLFLSAVSDIEKQYQGFELGADDYIVKPFRPKELELRILSILKRAYPEKDDTLILPTCQVNFSQALITKGELEIQLTAKEYSILKVLYNNQNRIVTFDQLLEKVWGLQYQGYENTMMAHIRKIRQKIEANPSKPECLLTVKGLGYKLKVS, encoded by the coding sequence ATGAATTATAAAGAGAAAAAAATCTTAATTTTAGATGATAATCCAGAAATTTTAGAAATGGTGCAAGAGTCTTTAAACATTGCTGGTTTTAACAACCTAACAAGCGTGCAATCAAAAAAAGAGGCCTTGGAGCAACTTGGCAAAAGATCCTTTGATTTGGCCATTTTAGACATTATGCTGCCTGATGGTTCGGGTTTTGAGGTACTAAGAGAAATTCGGAAAACTTCTACTATGCCAGTACTCTTTTTGTCTGCGGTATCCGACATTGAAAAGCAATACCAAGGTTTTGAGTTGGGAGCGGACGACTACATCGTCAAACCTTTTCGTCCTAAGGAATTGGAGTTGCGAATCCTTTCTATTTTAAAAAGAGCCTATCCTGAAAAGGACGATACCCTTATTTTACCTACTTGTCAGGTCAACTTTAGTCAAGCTTTGATTACCAAAGGAGAATTGGAAATTCAGCTGACAGCTAAGGAATACAGTATTCTTAAAGTTTTATATAACAATCAAAATCGCATTGTTACCTTTGATCAACTCTTAGAAAAAGTTTGGGGTCTGCAATATCAAGGCTATGAAAATACTATGATGGCGCATATTCGCAAGATCAGGCAAAAGATTGAAGCCAATCCTTCTAAGCCAGAATGTTTACTGACAGTTAAGGGCTTGGGTTACAAACTAAAGGTGAGTTAA
- a CDS encoding sensor histidine kinase codes for MDTVKFFTKLLTKYVLLVFALIVGVIFVYGLVFLTYLNYYGKEKPELVYTKIAQSSQQDAFNISKRSQKEMDKQKTWAMVLNQDGQIVQSYRLPQQLKRHYTNADMVKFSRWYLDDYPVFSYVRGQQILVFGYPKKYSLAKFNFYLNTQFIKNFLHLGFVFLGIIFLFIFVLFSRSKLRIKKEIEPIVSALTFLSQGQSAALNEKGNLSEIKTALNETSHILEESNMMKEQWIRGVSHDLRNPLMLISGYTSQLEQQYGHGKQMEQIENQIQNMKEMISNLNLSYLLDNQKRHSKFSSLDLAVVLRSVIADILNNYETVILHFDLPAEAVLVKGDATLLERAFRNLLLNSIRHSGSNQIDLTYQLFDNKVIIIIADKGTITAQKIVELNQKSTNYESHGMGTVITKQIIKLHQGETVFSDNHPGLKVTIVLPCNG; via the coding sequence ATGGATACCGTTAAATTTTTTACGAAGTTATTGACCAAGTATGTTCTATTAGTATTTGCCTTAATTGTAGGAGTTATTTTTGTTTATGGCTTGGTTTTCTTAACCTATCTTAATTATTATGGAAAGGAAAAACCAGAGCTAGTTTACACCAAAATCGCTCAATCGAGTCAACAAGATGCGTTCAATATTAGTAAAAGAAGTCAAAAAGAAATGGATAAACAAAAGACTTGGGCTATGGTATTAAATCAAGATGGTCAGATCGTCCAATCTTATCGTTTACCTCAACAGCTCAAAAGACATTATACCAATGCTGATATGGTGAAATTTTCGCGCTGGTATTTAGATGATTATCCTGTTTTTTCCTATGTACGTGGTCAGCAGATTTTAGTTTTTGGCTATCCCAAAAAGTATTCCCTAGCAAAGTTTAATTTTTATCTGAATACGCAATTTATTAAGAATTTTCTTCATTTAGGGTTTGTTTTCTTAGGCATCATCTTTTTATTTATCTTTGTTCTTTTTAGCCGTTCAAAGCTGCGCATTAAAAAGGAAATAGAGCCGATTGTCTCTGCGCTCACTTTCCTGTCGCAAGGTCAAAGTGCTGCTCTTAATGAAAAAGGCAATCTTTCTGAAATTAAGACAGCTCTCAATGAAACTTCTCATATTTTAGAAGAAAGTAATATGATGAAAGAACAGTGGATTAGAGGAGTCAGTCACGATTTGCGCAACCCGCTGATGCTGATTTCAGGCTACACCAGTCAATTGGAACAACAATATGGTCATGGAAAGCAAATGGAGCAGATTGAAAATCAGATTCAAAATATGAAAGAAATGATTTCTAATCTCAATTTGAGCTACCTGTTGGATAATCAAAAGCGTCATTCCAAATTTTCAAGCCTTGATTTAGCTGTTGTTCTGCGATCCGTAATTGCTGATATTCTAAATAATTATGAAACAGTTATACTTCATTTTGATTTACCTGCAGAGGCGGTATTGGTAAAGGGTGATGCCACTTTATTAGAAAGGGCTTTTAGAAATCTTCTGCTCAATAGTATTAGGCATAGTGGCTCTAATCAGATCGATTTGACTTATCAATTATTTGATAATAAAGTGATTATTATCATTGCAGATAAAGGAACTATTACAGCTCAGAAAATTGTAGAACTAAATCAAAAATCAACTAATTATGAGTCGCATGGCATGGGCACCGTTATCACTAAGCAAATCATAAAACTTCATCAAGGTGAGACTGTCTTTTCAGATAATCATCCAGGTTTGAAAGTGACGATTGTTTTGCCCTGTAACGGATGA
- the truB gene encoding tRNA pseudouridine(55) synthase TruB, which translates to MISGIINLKKEAGMTSHDAVFKLRKILKEKKIGHGGTLDPDVIGVLPIAVGKATRVLEYMTEAGKVYEGQITLGFSTTTEDASGELLQWTPVDETLSVELIDQVMTCFMGQITQVPPMYSAVKVNGKKLYEYARAGQEVERPQRQVRIYDFKRTSDLVFEDECCHFDFRVSCSKGTYIRTLAVDLGQKLGYASHMSFLKRTASAGLDLSQALTLAEIAEKVEEKDFSFLLPIEYGVLDLPRIDLNPKQTKEVSFGRRLKLLRQEELLAAFFENQLVAVLEKRDTSYKSKKVFL; encoded by the coding sequence ATGATTTCAGGAATTATCAATTTAAAAAAAGAAGCAGGGATGACCTCGCACGACGCAGTCTTCAAGCTTCGTAAAATACTAAAAGAAAAAAAAATTGGACACGGGGGAACCTTGGATCCTGATGTTATTGGCGTCCTTCCCATTGCAGTTGGCAAGGCCACACGGGTTCTGGAATACATGACAGAAGCTGGTAAGGTCTATGAAGGTCAAATAACGCTTGGTTTTTCAACAACAACTGAAGATGCTAGCGGTGAGCTTCTCCAATGGACACCAGTTGATGAAACCTTGTCTGTGGAGCTTATTGATCAGGTGATGACATGTTTTATGGGTCAAATCACACAAGTTCCGCCCATGTATTCAGCCGTCAAAGTCAATGGAAAAAAATTATACGAATATGCGCGTGCAGGTCAGGAAGTAGAACGTCCTCAGCGTCAAGTCAGGATTTATGATTTTAAACGGACTAGTGATTTGGTTTTTGAGGATGAATGCTGTCACTTTGATTTTAGGGTTTCTTGCAGCAAGGGAACTTATATCAGAACCTTGGCGGTTGATTTGGGTCAAAAACTTGGCTATGCCAGTCACATGTCCTTCCTAAAACGAACAGCATCAGCTGGTTTAGATTTAAGTCAAGCTTTAACATTAGCTGAAATTGCTGAAAAAGTTGAAGAGAAAGATTTCTCTTTTCTTTTGCCAATAGAATATGGTGTTCTTGATTTACCAAGAATAGACTTAAATCCAAAACAAACCAAAGAAGTTTCTTTTGGAAGACGCCTTAAACTGCTCCGTCAGGAAGAATTGTTAGCAGCTTTTTTTGAAAATCAGCTAGTTGCCGTTTTGGAAAAAAGAGATACCTCTTACAAATCTAAAAAGGTTTTTCTTTGA
- a CDS encoding bifunctional riboflavin kinase/FAD synthetase gives MEIIKIDSHKDIEQQEDSVLVLGYFDGLHRGHKELFNQAREIAQKMQLKIVVLTFPESPQLAFTRFEPDLLNHINYPEKRYCKFAEYGVDCLYLTDFTSSFAKISSDDFIKNYIKALKAKAVVMGFDYKFSHSKANSDYLKHHFAGQVITVPEVQYEGKKISSTRVRQLIKQGDMTQVNRLLGYEFSTRGIVVHGDARGRTIGFPTANLAPLDRTYLPADGVYVADVIVGRKRYRSMTSIGKNITFGGTELRLEANIFDFDDDIYGETIEIFWLNKIREMVKFNSVNDLVEQLKSDKEIAINWGKS, from the coding sequence ATGGAAATTATAAAAATAGACAGTCATAAAGATATTGAGCAACAAGAAGATTCTGTCTTGGTTTTGGGCTATTTTGATGGGCTTCATAGAGGACATAAGGAACTTTTTAATCAAGCTAGGGAAATAGCCCAAAAGATGCAACTGAAAATAGTTGTCTTGACCTTTCCAGAGTCTCCTCAATTAGCTTTCACGCGTTTTGAGCCCGATTTACTCAATCATATTAATTACCCAGAAAAACGCTATTGTAAGTTTGCAGAGTACGGAGTTGACTGTCTTTATTTGACAGATTTTACTTCTTCCTTTGCAAAGATCAGTTCTGATGATTTTATCAAAAACTATATTAAAGCTCTGAAAGCTAAGGCTGTTGTTATGGGGTTTGATTATAAATTCAGTCATAGTAAAGCAAATTCTGATTATCTTAAGCATCATTTCGCGGGGCAAGTCATTACCGTTCCTGAAGTACAGTATGAGGGGAAAAAGATTAGTTCAACGCGCGTGCGCCAGCTCATTAAACAAGGTGATATGACTCAAGTTAACCGTCTTTTAGGCTATGAGTTTTCAACACGAGGAATAGTGGTACACGGTGATGCCAGAGGACGTACAATTGGTTTTCCAACTGCTAATCTTGCACCGCTGGATCGGACTTATTTACCAGCCGATGGTGTTTATGTGGCTGATGTTATTGTCGGCAGGAAGCGTTATCGTTCCATGACCAGTATTGGTAAAAATATCACTTTTGGAGGAACGGAATTGCGTCTTGAAGCTAATATATTTGACTTTGACGATGATATTTACGGCGAGACAATTGAAATTTTCTGGCTAAATAAAATTCGTGAAATGGTTAAATTTAATAGCGTCAATGATTTGGTCGAACAATTAAAATCTGATAAAGAAATTGCGATAAATTGGGGAAAATCATAG
- the spx gene encoding transcriptional regulator Spx, with protein sequence MVTLFLSPSCTSCRKARAWLNRHDVVFQEHNIMTSPLSRDELLKILSYTENGTEDIISTRSKVFQKLDIDVDELSVSELINLISKNPSLLRRPIIMDNKRMQIGFNEDEIRAFLPRDYRKQELRQATIRAEVEGEDD encoded by the coding sequence ATGGTTACCTTATTTTTATCACCTAGCTGTACAAGCTGCCGTAAAGCGAGAGCTTGGCTGAATAGACATGATGTTGTTTTTCAGGAACACAATATTATGACTAGTCCCTTGAGCCGTGATGAACTATTAAAAATTTTATCCTATACAGAAAACGGGACAGAAGATATTATTTCGACACGTTCCAAGGTTTTTCAGAAATTAGACATTGATGTAGATGAATTGTCCGTCTCGGAATTAATCAATCTTATTTCCAAGAATCCAAGTTTGCTTCGCCGTCCTATTATCATGGATAATAAACGTATGCAAATTGGTTTTAATGAAGATGAGATTCGTGCCTTTTTACCACGAGACTATCGCAAACAAGAACTGCGTCAAGCAACTATCAGAGCGGAAGTTGAGGGAGAAGATGACTAA
- a CDS encoding UPF0223 family protein, translating into MTKNYAYPLDLSWSTEEITSVLSFLNLVEKAYENRVEAALLLKSYQNYKTIVSSKSQEKQIDRNFERVSGYSTYRAVQAAKAKEKGFISLEN; encoded by the coding sequence ATGACTAAGAATTACGCTTACCCTTTGGATTTGTCGTGGAGCACTGAAGAGATAACCTCAGTGCTTTCTTTTTTAAATTTGGTAGAAAAAGCTTATGAAAACAGAGTTGAAGCTGCTCTTTTGTTAAAAAGTTATCAGAATTACAAAACGATTGTTAGCAGCAAGTCGCAAGAAAAGCAAATCGATCGTAATTTTGAAAGGGTTAGTGGTTATTCTACCTATCGAGCTGTTCAAGCCGCAAAAGCTAAAGAGAAAGGATTCATCTCTCTTGAAAACTAA